A stretch of Cicer arietinum cultivar CDC Frontier isolate Library 1 chromosome 5, Cicar.CDCFrontier_v2.0, whole genome shotgun sequence DNA encodes these proteins:
- the LOC101510157 gene encoding F-box/kelch-repeat protein At3g06240-like, giving the protein MDSPWVKIIFVVGNNSFSCSVCLLRVFFKLQPKLVLVGVEDAEICGYDERRVKGFNSVNGIICLCRQNSLNLQIVLWNPTTAEFFVIPPSLEKCVPCYQCPYLDFLGFGYDYIRDDYKVIQYIRFLPITNGEEDVSLKERSIDYELKIYSVNSNSWRILDIDVPYLPNDEFVWGVEVHINGMCHWWGETYSYLEECLVSFDLINETLVITPASLDMYEGCEVGYMVRHLVVLNESISLISNCPNTTTFYISILGALGMEKSWIKLFNIGSIPFIDSPIGVGKKGNICFKKYDGELVWIDLSTHTIDEIGVNGRRWDCKIGVYKKNLFPIGVINN; this is encoded by the exons ATGGACAGTCCATGGGTAAAGATAATATTTGTCGTaggtaataacagtttttcttgtagtgtttgtTTGCTTCGAGTGTTTTTTAAGTTGCAACCAAAACTCGTTCTTGTTGGAGTTGAAGATGCAGAGATTTGTGGCTATGACGAACGAAGAGTTAAAG GTTTCAATAGTGTTAATGGTATTATATGTCTTTGTCGACAAAATTCATTGAACCTCCAAATTGTATTATGGAACCCAACTACTGCCGAGTTCTTTGTCATTCCTCCTAGCCTTGAAAAGTGTGTACCATGTTACCAGTGCCCTTATCTTGATTTTCTTGGATTTGGTTATGACTATATAAGAGATGACTATAAAGTCATTCAATATATAAGGTTTCTTCCCATCACTAACGGAGAAGAAGATGTGTCATTGAAAGAAAGATCGATTGACTACGAGTTGAAGATTTATAGTGTTAATAGTAACTCTTGGAGGATACTTGATATTGATGTGCCTTATCTCCCTAATGATGAATTCGTCTGGGGTGTCGAAGTGCACATTAATGGAATGTGTCATTGGTGGGGTGAAACATATTCATATTTGGAAGAATGTTTGGTATCATTTGACTTGATCAACGAGACGTTGGTTATAACACCTGCTTCGTTAGATATGTATGAAGGTTGTGAAGTTGGATACATGGTGAGACATTTGGTGGTGTTAAATGAGTCAATTTCTTTGATCTCAAATTGTCCTAATACCACTACCTTTTACATTTCAATTTTGGGTGCACTTGGCATGGAGAAATCATGGATTAAACTCTTCAACATTGGGTCCATACCTTTCATTGATTCTCCCATTGGAGTTGGAAAGAAAGGCAACATTTGCTTCAAAAAATATGATGGTGAGCTAGTCTGGATTGATTTAAGCACCCATACAATTGATGAAATTGGTGTTAATGGAAGGAGATGGGATTGTAAGATAGGAGTTTACAAGAAAAATCTTTTTCCAATTGGagtaattaataattag